The sequence below is a genomic window from Mugil cephalus isolate CIBA_MC_2020 chromosome 14, CIBA_Mcephalus_1.1, whole genome shotgun sequence.
TTCCGTATGTGCAATTAAGTAACATAAAGTATGCATTATATTCACTCTATTATTGCATTTATTGTCTAGGCACTAGGCACGGCTGTGTAGCCTGATGTCTGAGTGAGCCACGCTACTTGAATGTGTCCATCAATGCCTGCCTACTCTCTGGAACAGTGATTCACACGGAGGGAAGCGGGGACCCGAGATCGCATTACTTATTCCAGTAAACACCACAAACATCGCAAAGAACCGAAAGACACCGTGTTGATGTTATTCCCTCAGGTAATTCCATGCTCACTAGTGCATGGCCGAGCACTGCGTCGCGAGGCACACTGCAAAGTCTGCTCAGTCTCGACTCCTGCTCACTGGATATCACTTTGCCATCTTTTGAATATACGAAAGGTCAGCCTGTCAAGTCTGCCGTCACACTGCCGTCAAATCCTATTCatcttcttaaaaaaaacaatacatttcaaGAAACGGTTTACTCGTGTGCTTTgcttatttaaaaatacagtcaCCTCTGATGACTGCGGAGGCATGCGAGCAAAACAGACAGGCCGTGGCTAAATCTGGCATCTGCCACCGACGCTTACTCACTAAGAGCTCAGACAGCTCTGATCATACTGCAGCTTTTGTTAGCATGGTAAACCACGCTTGAAAGGCAAAACAAATGGATGCCCAAAACAATCAGCCTTAGAGGATCCAACAGAAGTACCCAGTAGTTATTAGCTTAATGTGCAAACAGAGTCCTCAGAGTGCTCCTTTTCCATTAAACTGTTGTGTACAAGAGTCCTGATTCCCAGGTAAATCAGTCTCAAGTGGGTCCAAGTTGGATGGTTTACTCAGGGTGTTGAATCGCTTGGGAACTGAAGGATCGGATgtcagctgctgcttcctgctttAGCCAGTAACAGGAACTGGCTGCGTTCcagtgtgttcctgtgtgtgttcctatgtgtgtgtgtgcgctgtcaAACAGAGGACTGGGCAACAAGCCCAGGTGCAGCTGAGCCCAGGTGTTCCTCTATGAAGAACACAATGAGCGTGCGCAAACATGGAGGGACAGACAGGCAAATGGAGAGGGATCGGTATCAGAGAGCACACCTGTTGAGCACCTGCCCTATCTGCTCATGACACACTGATTATAGACGCAGCAGttgcagacgcacacactcaaaaaGCCAAaatttgcacatgcacacttcCTTCGAATCACAAATATTCACGGAGACGGCGTCGGAACGAGCCCTCGCCTTCCATCCAGAGGCGCTCAGATATCCAATTACTTTTGAGTCTTTGCAACTTTTCACTCACTTTCTCCCTGCCCTCGCCGCCTTTCCCCGGTCTCCCGCTGAGTTCTTCAGTCTCTGTGTCATTAGGCAGCGCATCAGGGATTAAGAGGGCGATGGGAGGATGTGATTTGCAGCAGAATCCACTAAGTCTAGCATTACCACACACCTCACAAACCACGGGGGAGTTTCTAATCCACCGCACAGCACAATCCTGCTAATGCATTCAtatcagacacacagacaactGAGGTCGGCTAAGTATTAAAAACCACGAGTATTACTGTCATTGacgtatttgtttttaacattaaagGGGTCAGGCGCCTGGGTCTTTGTTGGACGTAGGAGGATGGGAAGTTCGTAAGACAAAGGTCCGTACGAAACACAAGGCAGAGCTCTGATAAGCAGATTTATAGGTacatcacacagttgcacaTGCACAACAAAAAGATTTTGCATCACTGACTGTGCAAAGAAATCCAAATGAATGCAGATCTTGAGTACTAGACGAGCTACAACTcccaaatataaaacaataataatctgCGTGCGTTTCTTTACAGGGTGTGATCGACACGTTTAATTCTTTTTATGCTGAACTGCAGAAGTAGAATGAGATGCAGAATTGTAGCGAATCAATgaagagaaggggaggaaaatGGGTTGGGGGagtatggggggggggggggggcattatGTGTGAGACTTGCAATAGTACTTTGTGACATGCATCATCAATCCTGTCTTCTCACTGTATCTCCCTAATGGGAGCACGgcagtgtgcgtctgtgtgcagATGCATgtgtgaaggagagagggaacaaTGAACCTCCCAACCAGCGGCTTGtagagagactgtgtgtgtgtgtgtgtgtgtgtgtgtgtgtgtgtgtgtgtgatagagatAGGGACTAAATGAGCTTCTGGTGGGACTGACCCTCCTCACTTCTCACTGGTCCGTCAGAGAGACTGAGCGCTCCACTGGAGCATGGCCACAGGCACGGTGCTGCATACTGAaaatactacacacacacagatggacagCTCCAGAAACCTTCAGTGcgatctcacacacacacacgcactaaaatgagaaaaagcaaATACACGCCATCTTAGAagctgaacagaaaacacaccaaGGTCAGCGTGCATTTCTGTTCACATGACATCATGATGCAAatacaaaatgtgacaaaatgcaTGCGTTTGTTTCTGTCAGAGGCAAATACCGTGCGAGCCAAGGCTAGCATGCTCCGAATGCGCAGCGTCTGGTTCGTAATTATGATTCATGTCTCGGTAAACAGCCATACATGTACGATGGCGTTTCCTACTGCCTGAAGTGTGGGAAAATGAAGCGCGTTACATATTgcgcacgcatgtgtgtgttggtgcataTGCAAGTTTCTGGCGAAGGATAATTACTCTTGGTGACATACCTCACATGACTAATGAGCGGAGATTGGGCGCGAGGCGTCTAGCTCATTTGTCACGGGATGGTGGGTAAAGCTTCAGTGTATTTAACTCCAGTGGAATGCTAAGGTCATGCTAAATGCTCGCGCGGTGCTACTGCATGATTAACTTTTCAGTGCCAACGTGAGTAAGTGAACGCCGTCAATTGTCACATGACGCGAGTGTGCACACTTCACACTTGCGTCTTTTTGTTGAAATCGTGACTTGTCACTGAAAGAAACTCCGCTCTACGGTTGACATGCACACAGGAAAGGCCACGACATAACACGAACACCGGACGAGGCACAGTCAATACAGTTTAATAACCCGTTACTGATAGAACACAGTTGTTTATGGCTCGGAATTAAAGCAATCTAAAAGAAATAACGGCGAGCTTTTAGCCCATAAAAGTAAATCGACACTAGGagtttttattcattaactTTTAAGGCACAGAGTAATGGCCGCACCTACATTTAACGGCTAAATAGAAACCTCTAGGAAAAGTAGACATAAACCATCATTGATAGTGATGCGTAAGGGCATTCAAAGTCCGATCATTGTATTTAATTACAATCCGTTATATCATTTAACGAATGCAATTTCATTCATCGAGGATGGATCTTTTTGGGGTGGATGCTGAGGCAAGTTTGGTTTACACATATAGGAACAGCATAATAATGTCATTCAAATAAATTTATTGAAAGTAGAAAAGGCATATTCCTTCACAAAGATATATGATTTCAACATCAACTCAAGcgaaataagaaaatgaatacaGAGAAACAATCAAAGTCATAACAAAGCAAACTGTGGAATGCGCATCCAACCtacaaaatgattaaataacagcaataatcagcattttattgtgaaaaatgtCATGCATGTCGTGAATAAATAGGTCGGCCTGCCGTATCTGTTCCATTGTGCGGATGTGGAGGCTCTCGTAGTTGGTAATGGTGACCTTTTAGATAACAGGTGTCACGTATGAAGGTCTGCTAGGCCAGGCTATCTATTGTTACGCATGTGAGTGACTCACAGTGTTGGAAGCAGGGGGCCGGGATGTACCAAGTCGAGATAAAAGCCACTGGGCGAGGGCACGGTTGCGTGCTTATCATAATGGTGCCTTTGACGTGTAGTCTTTTACTAGAGGTCGGGAGGTCATGggagaaaaggggagaaaaggCAGAAACTGAAAGCTCAAACTTGGTCTCACATTTCAGGAATCATATCAGCGGCAGTCGggaacagaacattttttttttttaagacgtgctgaagaaaaaaaaaacgtgtaagGAATGAAAGAAGTCACAAGGCCTCTTGTGTATTCGGCCTTTTATGGATTACACAACGTAAAATTTTCAGGCGGATTTCTCTACAGCATTGCTATGGAAAGTGATgacgacaaaaaaataaaaaatacatctgtATGTGGACTATAGTAAGAGCCCTTGACTCTGTTCTCTTTTGCTAAGAAATAATCTCTCCCACAGTGGAAGCACTTGGACTGAAACGGCTGACAGAAGGTCCGTCCTTGTACCTCGCGGGCCTAGCGCATAAGAAGCGCggcaatagaaaaaaagaagcacagacGAACTTATAATATTCCTTTCTATAGAAACACATTACATCCTTAGGAGGACAACAACAAGGTGGAAAATCGTCAAGGTGTTCCTTCCGAGAAGCATGTAGGCTCACCTCTATTCAGTCATCATTCATCTCCATAATTTCCATTCAAATGCAAGCAGCGGATCTCTCGCCGCGTGTGTGCGGCAGGTGCAATGTGTCGCTCTGTATTCCGCGCACACGTTCAATCAGGACGAGGGCTTTGTGGATTCTAATCTCACACTTTGTGATCTCCAGATATCCGCGAGGAGAGGGTTTGTGCACTGGAATGCGAGGCAAGTGTTTGTCTCAATGTGACGAGAGCTTCTGCGGgagatttacatttttctattaGTGGGGAAAACAGTGGGACGTGACTCCGCAGAATATGATTAACAGAGCTTAGTCTTGACTGTAGTTTGGATTAGTCGGGGAAAAAGAAGCTCGTTTGCTTTCGCTGAATGTAGATTTTGCAGCagggtgtaaaaaaaagaaaagaaaaaaaaaagaggtcgcTGACTTTTAAGAACTTCTTTCTAGGTTAGCTAGAAAGACTTGGAAGACAAAAGCATTTATAAACATGAATAGTTTGATGTATTATTGAGGCATCTTTCTTACGGTTCATTCACCATTGTCAGCAACAACAAAGCGTTTACCAGTCCCAGACTTAAAGTACGACATGCAGCCATGCAGATGGTCATTAGGACACGGTCGTCACATGACTATCGCTTCCACTTTTCCTCCTCGCTCTCGTGTCCTCCTCTTATTAATCCATGTCCACGTCCAGGTTGAGCTCGGTGCTCAGGTTGAGGTAGAAGAAGGCGTAAACACACAGCACTAAGAACAGGATTGCCGCAATGACCAGAAAAGCATCCTGAGGAGGTAAGAGAAAAGACGTCACATTCACAGTCGGTCTCAGTCGTCACGTAGACGTGGCTCCACTCTGCCTTGACTTGATTGTCTAATCGTCCCCAAGGTAATTATTTGAGTGCATTTTAAATCTGGTTCAGCTATTACAAGCAATATGGTGGCACCACAAGTAAAAGAAGGGTAAGGCTGCTATTTATTATCTCCTCatttcttacaaaaaaaaaaaaaagaaaaaaaaaacattttgcacaaCTTTGAACAACTGAGTAACAAGTAAAGTATTTTtatcagttgttttttctttttccaggatGTTGCTTTAGTTGCCACCTTGAACGTCCAGGTCTTCTTGCTGTGCTATTTTGTCACAACCTATAGAACAAATGGTGGGAATGCAGGGCTCCAACAGTGGTTTGTTGTTAACACTTATAAGAACGGATGGTCGATCATATAAATTAGCTCGTCTGAAACCGTCTAATTTTATCCGAATTTGAACAAGAGATTAAGCCTCTGAGCTACCTACGGCTTATTCGAGGAGCGTAGCTGGACAATCAGCGCAGTGGGAAAGCTTTTAAAGCACTTAAACCTCCGCGCCAAATTACGGTCACATTATTAAAAGCTGATATTAGACGGGGAACGAACTTCACTTCCGGATGGCTGAGCTCCATCCGCTTCAACATATATAACTTCTAGTGTGCTGACGAAGATGCTTTTTCTTAAGATATTTCCCAACTTTATTACCAACTTGTGGAGTTTATACTGTAcgcatttaaataaacaacatgcCTAACCCGATCTTTATATCCAGGTTAACTAACTCACCTGGAAAACACCCTTAAAGCTCAGCCTCACAACTAAATAAATCCAGAAGCAATGCAATCCATGTTAATGTAGACGCCTTATCCAGCCAGTAAATTACCTGTTATGAAATAGACTCGGAGCTGTCTGCTGGAGCGGGCAGTCATGCACCACGGCGCACAATAGAgtagggaaataaataaatttgactcCCACCCCTCTGAGGATTGGAAAAGAATAAAGATAAGGggggaaaacagcagcagctgcactcAAGTCAGGATTATATTCATTTGAGCCTAAATCGCGTAAATTGTTGAGAAAAGACAGCACAGTAGTAGGTGCAGtactattaattatttaaacctTCTGTCTTGGCACCAATATTTAGGAAtaggtgattttttttagaaagcaaaaggtatttaaatatttgaaattcaTACATAAGGTTCACTTGAAAAGGGGGAGATGTGGCctggaaatggaaaatgaagcTGTAGGAAGATGCGCTTACAAAGCATGtataacttattatttattctcttgtCTGTCGTTTCCAATCTGCAACCTTGAGGAAATTAATAGGATACTACCTGCAGAATTAATTCAGATTGTATTGTATCTGCTCACAGCACATTATCAGTAGAAAACTGAATAATGCAACCGTCTGGAAACATACTGCAGGGcaacattcacaaaaaaaaacacctttcaatatCGCATTTCAGCGGCCGCAGCACTAAAACTCCATCTACAACGTGTCTCCACATTTCTCCAaccagcttcactgagaagttaAAACTTTCCCTGCCCCCCCAAACAAAAACGTCCtattttttagatttagactttctttttttttctttttgcttttttttaattggttaaTTGTCAAACAAATCGAGGCTTTCCAAAGGAGTGGTATTCAACTTGAAAATGAGAATTTGGAGCGCTTGTTCATTATGCGGCGCTCACACGATTACAATCTTCATCAGCTGGAGTTTCATTAGGGGCACTCAGGGTATTGAACAATGCCAGTTATTCTTTATCAAGAGAACTCATTAGCGGCGAACTTTCTAATCAACACTGGAGAGCTTGGAGAGCTTTAAAAGAGCGCGGAGTAGTACAGTCTGATTGGAggttattcaaaaataaaatatttgatttgagTGCGGAAATGAGTTTTAAATCTCAAAAACTGGGCCACGACGACGAAGGTGAGATGAACTCGCTCATGAGTGATTCCAGTCTTCACGAAAATGCAGACTTTGCCTCTCCTGTTTGTGGATTTTAAATACAAGCAACAAATACGACTAAACAGAGCAACAACAGGtgtgaagaagagaagaaaatatatatatatatatatgaatgacAATTTGAGAAAACATTGGGTCAGTGATTTCCATATTTAGTAGACGCACACACAGCGAGAGGACTGCGCGTTGAGCCCACCGGCCAAACTGCAGAGGGAAACGACAGAGTGAAaaacaagtgtgaaaatgaaagagaaaacaagcGAGAGATAAGGCTCGGCACAAatgaggggtggtggggggctAATAATAATTCCTCTCTGACGAAGGCGATGGGGGTTGGGGGTGACAATTAAAAGGCATCCACAGCTATCTGTGTACATGTTGTAGTGCCTACTCATCAGCAGCATTGGTCTTCATTAGCCTCAGCCCACATTTATCTACATCCCAGCAGCCTCCAAACAGCTTAAAGTCCTCGCTTAATTAGAAAACTTTTAAATTTCATGCACTTTAGTTTCATATATTAACCGCCAGGCTTCCACCGCTTGATTTACTTTTCTATTTTGCCTGGGCCTTGGAGAAAAGAGAACTGTTATCAAATCACGGAGGCTTGATTGTTTTCcaccgttttttttctttctttctttttttgtgtgcgtgtgttctgtagaagctttgaaaaaaatatgacaaagagAAGAATTCTGACGCCGATATCACAAAGAAAACGTTGCGCGTCTCAAAACGgttgagcaaataaaaaaagacgcGCGCCATCGCAGCCCaggtttctttcttctttgcgTCGGGTTCCAGAGAGAAAGGGAACAGCTGGTTACAGTGACTCGTCTATGAAAACAAGCTGGAGGGGTTTTGGTGAAAACACTTGAGTTGTAGAGAGCACCTGCACTTGATTGAGATCATTGTTTTCGAGGAGAGTAGCCCACTGTGTTGACTCTTGTCTTGTCTAGCGAACGCATTTATGTGCACACACGCGTCCGCGCACGTCCtccgacacacaaacacacacagcccctCTGCCCGCATTTTGATGGAGACCTCTGGATGGGGCCCAaacacatcatcatcttcatcatcatgtGGCTCTCTCAGCACCGGCGGCAGCTGCAGCACACTCAGCACGCTGGGAGCCTGGTCCCCGTCACCCTGGCGACAGGCCACAGCTCAGCAGACATCCCATCATCTGGTCCGatttttattctcctcctgggtttgtttgtgtgcatatatatatctgtgtgtgtgtgtgtttgtgtatgtgtgtgtgggggtctCTATGTACATGATGGTGTCTGTGCCAAGCAAGTAAGATGCAGTGTTTGTGGCGGCAACTGTTGCAGTTGCAGCAGGCGTGTCCCATCTGCACAAGACAAAGCAATAGACAAGTAGCTATTGTTCATGATGTTCACTCTGTAAGTCGGGGGTCTTTTTCAAGGACCCCCGCACTGATGGAGAGTTAAactagggaccccctacctacctcCCTACTACATTAAatttggcctagtgctatttataaatattcattattattatcattttgcattcaatattaagctattcaaatgatacacaggttcaaattaaaatttttataatttcaaacatgtgcaataatAGGGTGGCCATAATATTGAAGCTTCTGGGACTGAAAAGGCTTTCAGCCAATTGCGGGCCAATTTGGGTTTATGTGTctgtaaagaaattaaaatttgtcagGGACACtagaagaaaatatatataaaaaaatgtctactcaaccaaagattttgcagtacctctgtgcaccccctgttgaagacctatgctgtaaaTGACTTTCAGGTAGGGTGCCCTTTAAGGTACGACTACCTTGTGATTGACAAGTTGCTGCCACTTCCGTCATGTCTTTAGGTTCTCAGTCGGATCATTTCCGGCTTCACCTTCTTTTCCAAATAtgggcgcaaaaaaaaaaaaaacaaccagatttcaaaaccttttttgtgtgtgctttttgcAGTGTTAGCTCTCACAAACCTTCCAACAACTACACAATAAACTTCACTCTAAGTGTAACTAAGTGTAAAACACGTCCACACAGCCGACATGTTAAAGTTCCATTTGGGTTTAAGGCTGTAAAAGCAACAGACTGAAGGTCCCGTCCATCTAAGGGACCACAGCAACcatgactttttctttcctgcaaTTATTTCTTCCACATAACTAAAGCTCCTCTTTAATACACTTCACTCCTTTCCTTGGCGCTTCAGCGACACATATAGAAAACATTCCGGCGAACAGGAGAAGCCTTGTCACCACTATCACAGCTCACCGAGTCATAAAACTCACTGTACAGTAAATCGCACAAAAGGTCAGCGCCTCCTAACAAATTGAATAGTGCGAACAAGCCACATGAGTCTAATGGCCGGTGGAATAAGTAGCCAAACCAAAAGCCTGCTTTAGTCAGAGGCTAAATCACACGCTACTGATCCGATCCAGGTTATTATAACAGCTCGTGCTTTGAGGTGATATTTTTTAGTGAGGAATTTATTAGCAACGATTGGCCGTTCAACgaaaaaatgttacatttgcGTGAAATGTGTCACACGGCATTGAAGAAACTGGCTGCGATGTCCCGAGTCTGTGTTCAACAACCTTTGCTCCAACTCACAACCCGactctctccatcttttttcACTACTACCACTGTCaagtaaaagcaaaacaaaacacataaatattagTTTCTATTTCTATATGGTCtggccacacaaacacaaatgacacTTGGGGAATGCCTACACTCATTATCTGTGGTTCTCCTCCTTTGCCAACTCCATAAGCAATTCCCCCCCTCCCCGGCTTTCTGGGCTCAGCGGCTAAATaagactgggggggggggggaaagcaGGGCAAGAAGTGAACAGAAGGCTAGTGTGCCAATTAGACAAGGCAGCAGGCTTGTATCCTGTGCTGCGAGATAATGTGCTGGAGCTACTTTGAAGGCGCTGCTCCTTCTCCAGGCAACCTGAGGAGAGGCTGCACACTGCACTTCctgccagttttttttcccccctcctctttgCTATCATGACCCCATACCGCGCAGCGTCAGGAGGAGCCGCGGACGCGTTCGGGCGACAAGGCGTTACTTGCGCAAATACACTGTGACCTGACTGCGactgaacgtgtgtgtgtgtgaggatctGAGTAGACAACAAcaggtggctttttttttttttttttttttttattgagactCACCCCAAAACTGCCCACTGTTGTAGGAACAGAAGttctctcatttttcttttccctttcgCAGCATCTCCATCCGTCTCCGTGCCAACTTATCCAGACTGCCCTGTTACAGGGACAGCCCCGAGACAGCCTGCTCCAGCAGCTGCCAGGTTCTCTGTGCCCACATGTCTGCTGGCCACTCTGAGATGCCAGCTGCATCTGAAAGCAGCATCCCAACCAGGGAtatggttggaaaaaaaaaaaaaaagagaagagatgcCCCTACATCCAAACTAGGCCTATGAAAAACACAGCCAAATCTTTTCTGTCAAGCACAGGttcagaaagagagaagggggacTTTCTACTGTCATCACAGAGCTGTGTAAAATCACTTCTTCAACTTCATATCACGCTAAAGGGGCTTGATGGGAAAGCAAGCGTGACCAAATATCCATTACATTTGGGCTGAATTTCAATCGAACCCGGGGCCAAGAGGTCTAAGTCAGTTTAATATCCTCGTCCCTGAGGTATTTTTAATCCGACCTCTGAAAATTCCTCTCGTCTTGGGCGCGAAAAAGATGAATTATTCATGACCAATATCAATATTTCAAGATATGGACTAATCTAATTGGATTAAAGACGTGTTTAATGAGGCCTTGCATGTCTAAGAGatgcatattttaaaacctGACCATTTCACCCAGTGTTTAATCCTCACTGTGATTTGTTCGTCTCTGCTCACTTTGTGGCAACCGAGGCTTAATGAGAaagtgaagccttttttttttgtacactcTGTAAACAGACAATTTTCAATGCCACGATTGGAAATAAATTTGCACaaattaagagaaaataaatgtgcgCAACGTTTTCTTACAAATTATACTcccttaagaaaaaaaaaaaaaaaaaaaaaaaaagaggatttaaaaaTCTTTCTATACGGTGAAAGTACAGTCATCgatctttttctgtttcttctgcttgCCATGTTTTTCCGTCGTCTCTCCTTGTCCCTCTGAACTGGAAAGAACTTAAATCTGTGTTATGTCTTCGttttttttagaagaagaagaaatacttTTTCATTCTGCACAGGAAACCaccctttcttcttttcattaatGCCAAATGCATCCTGGGAGAATAATCTGAGGCCACCTCGCATAATTACAGGTAGACACAGACATAATGTGGATTGTTAGGGTCCCCACAGACCTACTGTAATTTACTACAGTAAGACAGCTAAGTGTCTGGGATGTTAAAAATGATGCGGTGAGACGTGCTCTCAAAACAAGCAGAcagacaaatggaaaataaaagaagctgGTTAGCAGACGGAGACACGGGCTGAATCACAGATGGGCCCAGGCAAAAACAGAAGAATACATGTATACGTGGATGTGTGCGTGTAGTCGGGACGAGTCTCACCCTGAATACAGAGGAAGCCTTCTTCGCCTCGGCTTTGAGTCGTGTTGCCTTTAAGGCGGACTTTGTCTTCTTGTAGTCCTGCTTCCCtgaacgaaaaaagaaaaaaaaaaaagtaaaataattgcGGTGCAGAAAATCAATcagcagagacaacagagaGCCAACACAACCAGCCAAGAAACACACAACCCTAAGAAAAAacaattgccttttttttttttttttcatttcaattattGTGAGGACCGGTAGGCAGATTCTGTAACCTTTAAAGGGAGGAGGGTTATTGTCATTTCCACATTTCTAGTTTTAAATTAAGCACCGCGTGGCTGTAGCTTCATACATTACCCAGTAAGCTACTACAATGGCTTTATGCTTAAAGTGgatggtcaaaaaaaaaagaaaagaaatgagacaTAAAATGTAGCACTGAATTtttacaccacaaacacacacacacacacacacacacacacacaccagtcagcAAAATACAATGAATCTTCTCTGGCCTGAGCTGCATACAGTTCACCTGTGCTTAGTTGACTTCCCAAGGGCTCAACTCTCAAGGGTGAGTCTAGTGGGCAAAACAGCCACCTGgcaaagtgtctgtgtgtgtgtgtgtgtgtgtgtgtgtgagctgactGTCTTGGTCTAATT
It includes:
- the triqk gene encoding triple QxxK/R motif-containing protein → MGKKDAGTTKLPVDQYRKQIGKQDYKKTKSALKATRLKAEAKKASSVFRDAFLVIAAILFLVLCVYAFFYLNLSTELNLDVDMD